Genomic window (Lycium ferocissimum isolate CSIRO_LF1 unplaced genomic scaffold, AGI_CSIRO_Lferr_CH_V1 ctg4898, whole genome shotgun sequence):
ACTAGAAAAAGGGTAACAAAACATGATGATTGTcgctagaggtacaaatggctctatCACCCTAtgactcttctatcttatgttatttcatatgcctatactatgatgttgattatgttttacatactcagtacattattcgtactaaagtcattttgtttgtggatgttgcatcatgcccgcaggtggacagggagatacaCTTGACTCATAGATTGCTTGTTCAGagactacatagaggagctccatttgatcgaGCTACTACGGTAGtatgtattcttttgtgtacatacatatgggcatggcggggtcctgccccgtctatatgatgttatatactctctttagaggctcgtagacagttgtgtagaGCTTGATATCTtttttgccttgtcggctcatattttgtatactattttgttagcctcgtcagcttgtgtatatgtatatgggcatatttgttgatgttgatatagaaGTGTCTTTGCCTAATGAGATCTTATAGAAGTGTCTTTGCCCAATGAGATCtatattattgatgtatagaaatcatgagtaggacatgtggctcacctaaatGTGAATGTGGATGTACAACaggaggtgcccgggtgggttagctccgggtgccagtcatggacctccggttgggtcgtgacaaagaagCAGGAAGTTGTTACTACTCCAAGTATACAACCTCCACCTGAAATCaaagattttaaattaaaacctTTTTTAGAATTAGAGCAAATGCTCGATGAAAAATTCAAAGGTCTACACATCCATCCTTTAATAGCAGAGGATGATGGTAATTTTCTTAATATGGATTACAAGGTCAAAGTAGCAGCATATATCAataaaattgatgaatattatgCTGATAAACATGTGCAAGGGATGTATTACTATCCTAGACCTACTCTTCAAGATATATTATTAGAGAAGCATGAACATGTTATTACCAACAGTGATAGTGGTAAAGAGATCTATGAATGGAACATATATGGTTATAGTGAAAGATAGATTTATTGTACCATACCTAGAATGTTGATGTATAGTACGACTTGTAAGGCTAATAAAAATAATGAGCGAAATATTGCAGATATAATTATTGCTGGTTTTATTGGCCAATTAAAAGGTTGGTGGGATGGTTATTTAACCCAAGAACAGCGTGCTAATATCCTGAATGCCATAAAACGGGAGCAAGGAACTCAAGAATCAGTTATAGTTCCAAATGTTGTTTATTTattggttattaatattatagaTCATTTTTCAGGAAGATGGTCGGATAATAACGAAACCATTAGGACCATGCTTCAGAATTTAAGATGCAAAAACCTTACTTCATTTAGGTGGTACAAGGATGTATTCCTTTGTCGGGTTATGGAATTACCTGAGTGCAACAACACTCATTGGAAATCCAAATTTATAGATGGATTACCCACCCTATTTGCAGAAAGAGTTAGAAAATCTCTTAGAAAAGGAGAAGTTAGCATCAATTAGGATAGCTACACTTATGTTAAGTTAATAGGAACATGTATGCAGGAAGGTTTAGCTTTATGCAATGAGATTAAGCTAAATTAGCAGATTAAGAGACATGGTCTGAATGAAAGAcaacaattaggagaattttATGGACAATTTGGTATGGATATTCCACAGACCAAGGCGCCTCATAGGcataaggaaaagaataaagatttCCAAGCATGGAAAGAGAAACGCTTGCAAAAGAAAGCAAGGCGGaaaaaagaattcaagaagaggaAGGATTATGTTAAATCCAAAAACCTATTATAAATGTGGCAGAGTTAGTCATTATTACAAAAATTGTAAATTCAAGGAAAGGATTAAGAGccttgatattgatgatgaccAAAAAGAATCGTTATACaaacttttattaaatttagAACCAGAAGATTCAGGTTTTAAGTCTGACAAATCGGAGGACTCTTCATCAAATGAAGATATTAGagttcatgaaaatgagagttatACCTCTACCAGTTCAGATGAAGAATGTGCACCATGTCAAATGGGACAACCATATACTAGCAAGGGTAATATAGAAGAAGATGAATTCTACAATCTCTTCTCCTAATTCCAAgataccaatatcaatgttGTAGATGGCAATAACCTtgtggatttgttaaaaattattaaagatCCAAAGCTTAGGTATCATATCATTGATAAGGTGAATGAAGCACCCAAGGAACCAGAAATGCAGACTGATGTTTAGATACAGGAATCAACAGGTTCATACACCATGTCAGAAGTTAAAAAACTTCTTCAACAAAGGAGATATATAATAAGTACTCCAGCCAAAATTCaagatttggaaaaaagatATTGATAATCTCAAACAGGAGATCTCCACCCTCAaaaaacataatataattatagatgaaaggatctccagaattGAGGAAAGAGGAAAACAAGTTATAGAAACTCCAGTTGATAACACCATAGAAGATCTAGCTGTGGGAGAGGAAGGAGATACTAGCAAAGAAGGAgagtttcttaaaaatatagaaattattACTTCTCAAaagtttttataaaaattactcttttaattgattataatttcaaaaaagaatttcTTTGCTCTAGTTAACAACGGAGCTGATTTAAATTGTATTAAAAAAGGACTaattccttcaaaatattttcataaaactaTCCATAGTCTTAGATCTGCTAATGGGCAGAAAATGAGAATTACTTTTAAGTTACCCAAAACTATATTTGCCAAGACAAAGTCTGTATACCAGAAAGTTGTGTTGGTAAAAGATATTTCCAAtcaaataattttgggaaccctattttttcaaaaaaaatttcctatCCAAACATGGAATACTCAAGGTATTATAGGGACCTTTGAAGGAAAAACAATTGAATTTAAGTTCATAACTGAACCTTTTTCAAGGATTTTGGATGAAATTAATGATAGGTTGATGAATAAACATCAACAAGTCAGTTTTCTAAAACAAGAGATTTATACTCTTAATATTGAGGAGATTTTACAAAATTCCAAATTACagcaaaaaatagattttctaaaaaatcagttttcattacaaatttgtagtgatcatcctaatgctttttgggagagaaaaaaaaatattgttactCTTCCATATGAAGAAATTTTTTCAGAAGAAAATATCCCTA
Coding sequences:
- the LOC132044581 gene encoding uncharacterized protein LOC132044581, whose protein sequence is MLDEKFKGLHIHPLIAEDDGNFLNMDYKVKVAAYINKIDEYYADKHVQGMYYYPRPTLQDILLEKHEHVITNSDSDIIIAGFIGQLKGWWDGYLTQEQRANILNAIKREQGTQESVIVPNVVYLLVINIIDHFSGRWSDNNETIRTMLQNLRCKNLTSFRWYKDVFLCRVMELPECNNTHWKSKFIDGLPTLFAERVRKSLRKGEIKRHGLNERQQLGEFYGQFGMDIPQTKAPHRHKEKNKDFQAWKEKRLQKKARRKKEFKKRKDYERIKSLDIDDDQKESLYKLLLNLEPEDSGFKSDKSEDSSSNEDIRVHENESYTSTSSDEECAPCQMGQPYTSKDGNNLVDLLKIIKDPKLRYHIIDKVNEAPKEPEMQTDV